The following coding sequences are from one Capsicum annuum cultivar UCD-10X-F1 chromosome 3, UCD10Xv1.1, whole genome shotgun sequence window:
- the LOC107864856 gene encoding polygalacturonase-like has product MMRILISFFLALLLPSLIFSNPDSPVFNVLDYGAVGNGYNDSTSAFNLTWAAACTSSSSSPTMYVPTDNTFLLHPLMLHGPCLSPDITIVINGTTIPPYRGWRWRWIHTPCIKWICIKNVNGLSVRGSGRIIYGEPPEWWEVQDRMRPASLMPLPKIIATQVFEIAHSKNMRTEIYGQPQHVCSFE; this is encoded by the exons ATGATGAGGATCTTAATCTCATTCTTTCTTGCTCTACTTCTGCCTTCACTGATATTTTCAAATCCTGATTCTCCAGTGTTTAATGTTCTTGATTATGGTGCAGTTGGCAATGGATATAACGATTCAACCAGT gCTTTCAACTTAACTTGGGCAGCAGCATGTACATCATCGTCTTCTTCTCCAACAATGTACGTTCCTACTGACAATACGTTCTTGCTTCACCCATTGATGTTGCACGGCCCTTGCTTATCACCGGACATCACTATTGTG ATAAATGGAACGACAATTCCACCATACAGAGGTTGGAGATGGAGGTGGATCCACACTCCTTGTATTAAGTGGATTTGTATTAAAAATGTTAATGGCCTTTCAGTACGTGGGAGTGGAAGAATTATCTATGGTGAGCCACCTGAATGGTGGGAAGTTCAA GATCGCATGAGACCAGCATCTCTGATGCCCCTACCCAAAATTATCGCAACACAG GTTTTCGAAATTGCACATTCTAAAAACATGCGGACTGAAATTTATGGACAGCCACAACACGTCTGTTCATTTGAATAA